In Methanobacterium formicicum DSM 3637, the genomic window CGGGCCACTTTGCCTAAAAAACCAGTTGAAAGTCCAAGTCTGGCCAGTCCTATTATGGTATTGGCTGCTGAGCCCCCGCAGCTTTCATGAACGTTTGTAATATATGCTTCTTCATCTTCTCCAGCTATCTTATTAACCCGGTATAGTTTGTCCAGGTTCAGTGCTCCAAATCCCACTGCATCCAGTATAATGGAAATAACATCACATCCAATTGTCAATTTTAATATCTATTTAAATTTTTATATTCTATTTTTATGTTAATTTTTACCTAATCTAATTTTACTTAGTTTAATCTTATTTTTAATCAATGGTAAAATGTTTTAACCAACGGTAAAATTATTTTTACGAGATTTTTTTAAGTTTTAAGGGAATAACTCCTTCAAATGTATCTGGTGGTCTCCCAGTTTCCCATCGTAATTACCAGCGGATATCCCCATGACGTCATCATAATCCAGCAGGACTTCGATTCCTATTTTCATGGCTTTTTTCAGACTTTCAAGGTTTAAACCGTTTAATACTATTTCTGGAATGTAATTAACACCCTCCGGCACCTGGGATTCTCCTCCCAATATGTTCTGCAATGTTGGGCAATAAGGGTGATTGGTGGTGGGCCCAATCCAGGGGTAGTTGGTTTCAGGCTTTGAAGCTGCAGAACAGATATCAAAAGGAGTGATCACACCTTCAATACTTTCAATTGCCTTCAGGGCAGCTCTACCTCCCTCAAGTACTGCTTCTTTACTCCGGGAGTAGTACCAGAAGTTCGCGCCCATAATTCCTTCGGTGTACCCTAACTTGCGTTCAATGAGAAAGTCGGGTATGGCTATGGGTACCACAATCATGTGCCTACCGTATATTTCTTCTTCCCACTCGTATCCATCACCACAGTGACCAACATATTTCATGGTGTCAATATAGCCCGAGGGGTTTATAGATGCATCAAATACAGAGGTGAATGGTTTTACCAGGATGTCCTGCCTTATACGGTAGGATAATTCCACCTGAAACTTTTCAATATCCGTGGTGTTGTACCAGAACTGGAGTATTGCTCCTTTTCTATGGTCCGGGGTCTGATCTTCATTTAACCATCCCTCAACTCCTCCTTCCACCCTACCAATCACGGTTCCAGGGGTGCTGGTAGCATCGTAGGCAGCTCTCTGGAGGGTCAGATCATCATCGGCAGTGACAATAACCCTGCAGCAGATACCATTGAAGGCCTCGGCATATGTATCTTCAATTTTACCTATCCTTACTGGATATTTTCCCGCATTTCCAGGTAAATCTCCTTTCCCTTTTCCAGTGGTCATTAACCCAGTCCTCCAATTGATTCTCCTCTAACCTCTTTGCGGAACTTACAGCTATCTTCTTTAAGCTCTTCCAAATTGTCTGGGGTGATTAATTCCAGTCGTGTGTTGGTCTCAGCAAGTTTAAATGCAAGCTGGGGGTTAACTGGATGATCTTGCACTGCTTTTTCAGGATCTTTTTTGAAGGAGGATGCAAATTCCAGAACCATATCCCTGTCATATCTATTGAACAGATCGGCAAGTATAGATGTTATTGTAGTATTGTCTGATATAACAGCAAGCGATGCATTATCAAGTGCGAATTCATTCCCATTAAATGATACTGCGATTCCACCATTATCCCGGGCATATTGGAGCGGTTCTACATCGGTTATACTATCTCCTACATACATCAGGTCACATGCCTGGTAATCTTTTTGGGCCATAATATCCAGAACTGCTTCTTTTTTGGCTTCACCACCCACCGGTTTGACTTCAGTTAAGAGTGAACCAATTTCCATGCCTGGAATTTCTTCACAGAATATGCGTTCCAGGTTATCAAATTCAGGGTTCGAAAGAATTGATAATCGGAATTCTTTTAGTTTATTCCTATCTTCATCACTTAAGGGGTGGTTGTCCAGATCCAGCTGGGTACAGTAACACCGGTTAAAGGAAAAGTTGGTTAAATCACATAGTGCCCGGATGTAATGCTCGTAGCTGGTGCTGACAATGTATGAGGGCATGATAAATTGAAGCAATCCCAGGGTGGCCCTGGCTCCAGGTATCAGAAGAACATTTCGTGATGAAAACTCCATCATATTAAGATTAGTAGCACCATATGCTTTTAAAAATGGTAAAATTAGTTTTAAAGTGCTTCCTGCATTATAACCTGGTCTTTTTATCTCATCTACCAGAATATCATCGTAATGACTTAATATCTGGAAGAACTTTTCCCCATCTTCAATGAAATGACCTGCCATTTCAAAGGCATTGTCATTAACTGTGATGGGTCCTTCACAATCAGAAACAAAGAATTTTTTACCTAACAATCTACATCCTCCTGTGGACGATTAAAATTGAATACATGGTTTTTAGATTATGTGAATGTTTAAAATATTCACATGTTTAAATTAGTTTATTAAAAGATATTTTATTAAAAGATAGGGTAGGATCATTTTTAAAGATTAACTTTTTTAAAGAGATTTTTTAATGATTGATTTAGATTGGTCTTATGAGTTAGATTAGTCTATAAATTTTACTAAGTTAATTTTTTTATTCATGGAGTTTTATTTGTTGATTCACTTAGGATTAACTTATTTTAGGATTAACCTATTTCAGTTAATGTTTTAGGGATTAACTAGGAGTTAACCTATTTTAAGATTTAACTTATTATTTATGAATTAACCCATAAGAAAATAAATGAAGTCTTCAAAAAATATAGACAAGATTTTTTTAAAACTAATCTTTATCTGTATGATCCAGTTTAATGGCTCTGGTGGGGCAAATGGCCTGGCATTCTCCGCATAGAATACATTTATCTTCACTAACTGTGACCTGATCATTTTCCAGGGTCATGGCATCAACCGGGCATTTGTTGACACAGACTCCACATTTTTGACAGGCATCGTTGTCAATGAGAACTTCCCCTGAAGATGGGCCGGTAATGTTACGCCTTTTAAATAGAACACGGCCGTCTTCAACCTGGAAAGATTCTTCTTTAAGTGAAATAGAATTAAATGGGCACGTTCCAACGCATTTACCGCAGTAAACGCAGTCCTCTTTAATATGTACTGGTGAAGGCATTTCCAGTTCTATACACTCCACTGGACACTCTTTTATACAGGCACTACAACCAATACAAGTATCTTCATCCACCATTATCTCCCGGTGGGGGTTGGTGGCATGTATTATTTCTTTAAGATCTTCAATTTCAAGATCTCCTCCAACCAGTGCTTTGATCTGGTCAGTTACCAGGTCAGTGACATCCTGGGTGAATTCATCTTCTTTATGACTATAACTTACTTCACGGGTGACTTTATTCAGGATAGAATCTATTTTAACTGTTTCACGGGCTAATTTTTCACTTTCTTTTTCCATTAACTCGGAAACAATTTCCATGGTTTTTATTTTCTGGTACCCTTCATATGCCCTTTTACGGGAAGAATAACGTATTGCAGTTGATGGGCAGACATTCATACATTCTTCACATCGTGCACAGTAAGATGGGTTGATATAGGGTAGTTTATTCATTTTACCAACATTAATGGCGCCTCTGGAAGGACATACACGGGTACAGGTCATGCAGCCAATACATTTTTTCTGGTTTACCACAATGGCCTTTCCACCTACCACTGAGCGGGGCAGGATCTCCCCGTATTTTATGGCTTCAGTGGGACAAACCCGGGAACAGTAGCCACAACGCACACATTTATCTTCATCAATTACACTGTGTGCTTCCTCTGTGCCAGTAGAAACAAGGTGAATGGCACCCATTCGGCAGGCGTCCACGCATGCTCCGCACTGCCTGCATAGTTTGGTGTTTATGTTGGGAACATTTTCTCTACGAGGTTCATCGAGGGTTGTTTCCATATGTATAGCATCGTAGGGGCAGACATTTCTACACAGAACACATCCTAAACATTTATCATCAATTTCAATGTGTTTGTCTGTGGGATCTTCACTAACTGCATCCACAGGACAGGCATTAATACAGGGCCTTTCAGTGCATATGGTGCACTTATGATGATCAATGTTGTATTCCACTTCCACGTCACGAAGTGGTTTGTAAATCTTTTTAGGTTTATCCGATTTTCCAGTTTCATCGGTTGCTGTGGGCATTTTTAATCAGCTCCTACCGGTAACGGTGCTGCCTTAATTGTGATGTGGATGACACCTTCTTCCAGGGATGGTGGGTCCAGCAAGAACCTGGCTACAAAGAATCCTGCCACTCCAAAGGGACAGGTCTGGTAACAGGTACTGCAACGCAGACACTTATTGGTGTCACGTTTAATCACATTTTCCTCTTTATCGTAACTTATGGCACCTGATGGGCATTCGTCAACACATAACTGGCATTTTTTACATTTTCCTTCATCCCAGGTAACGATACGCATATTCAATCGATCGGTAATTTTATGGAATGTGTCCAGGATAAGGGCATCATTTTTTACTATGGATCGGGCACTTTCAACCAGTTCTTTGATGGGATAATCCATTTTATAAACTTCGGTATCTTTTAAAGGGGTTATTTTATCTCTTTGACCATCAATGTATTCTTCTAAAGTGTTAACAATTAAATTGATGATCTTCTTCTGTTCCTGGACATTGGAGACGTAAATACCTTTAACTGCACCCTTCACCGGGCAGTTTTTCAAGCATTCTCCACAACTGATGCACACTGATTTATCAATGAGGATCTTGTTGTTCTCTTCGTAAATGGCCCCGTAGACTGGGCAGGAATTCATACATTTTTTGCAGCGAATGCAGAGGTAATCATCGATTACGTACATTATTTCAGAAGGAAGGATGGTAAATTCTTCTCTGATGAGATGGTTTTCTCCGCAGGTAATTGTTTTTGGGTCAGTGGGACAGACTTCCGCACAGAATCCGCAGCGTATACACCCACGGTTGTTAATCACGGGATAAGTTTGCCCTTCCTCATCTGCAGTGTCCTCACTCCTCACGAGTTTAATGGCTTGAGGGGCAGGACATGCTGCAGTGCATGCACCGCAGGCTATGCAGTTTTCTGGAAAGACCTGGGGGAAATCCCGGAAACGATCTGGTGTTTCCACAATTTCAGGGTTGGTCTTGGCTACTGCAAAATTTTCAGCCCAGGATTTTCGGGCGAACTCGTAAATATACCAGATTACCGATGACATGATTCATCAACTGTTTAAAGATTCATTATCTGTTATAAATTTATATTATCCGTTATAAACTCATTTGATTACTTAAATTGTTATTTGAGATATTTAACAGTGTGAAGCCCATCAAACTCCTTCTTTTTTCCACTTTCATCTGTGATCACTACTCTTTCAGTGCAGGCAACACAGGGGTCTACACTGGCATAGGTGGCAACTGCATCAGCCACTGTGGCCACGTCATTCAACATGTACCGGGCACAAACATCGATGTTCATGATACTGGGAGTTCTAATTGAGATATTGTTTATAAGATTACCATTGGTTTCAATCATGTAAGTGACTTCACCACGTGGAGCTTCATTCCTCCACTCTGCATATCCTGCGGGGATGTTAATCTTTTTACGCACATCTCCCTCGGGAATATTGTCAATAACCTGTTTGATGAGTTTAATAGACTCTCGAACTTCATCAAAACGGTTCATGTTTCGGGCATCGTTATCCCCCTCTTTTCTCCAGATAACCTTCCAGTCAAAGTGGTCCTGGTAGGTGTGATGATCTTCCCGGAGGTCATGTTTTAATCCTGAAGCCCTTCCAATGGGTCCAACTGCACGACCAGTTATGGCATCATCACGGCTCATTTTCCCCACATCTTTACACCTGAGACTTAAAAGTGGCCCTTCCTCATATATTGACACGTATCTATCGTATTCTGATTCCAGGTTGGTGATGATCTCTTTTATCTGGTTGAGGTGGGTTTCTTTGGCATCCATTTTAACCCCACCAACTACATTCCAGCCCATGTTCACCCGGTTACCGGTTAAAAGTTCTATGGCATCCATCACTGGTTCTCTTAGGTAGAGCATGTACATGAACAGGGTTTCGTGTTCAACAGCTTTGAAGTAGGTTGAGTTGGCCAGAAGGTGGCTCTGGATCCGGTCCAGTTCATTGGTTAAAACCCGCAGGTACTGGGCCCGTAGTGGTGCACGTTCTCCTGCTATCTTTTCAAAGGTTTCAGCAAAGGTCTGGGTGTGAATGTAGGAGCAGATTCCGCAAACCCGTTCTGAGAGAAATATTCCTTTCTGCCAGGTTTTACCTTCCATTACCTTTTCTATTCCTCTATGAACGTAACCGTAATCAATTTCGGCACTTATAACCTTTTCTCCCCTTGTTTTGAGTTTGAGGCGTACTGGTTCTTTAAGTGCGGGGTGTATGGGTCCGATTGGAAGTATCATTGTTTTTGCCTCCCTTTGGCTGCTATGGCATCCGGGCCTACTGCTAGAATGGCGGCTAAAATTTCAGAGGGTCTGGGTGGGCATCCGGGTATTTCAGCATCCACTGGTATGAAATCGGATACTGGGGCGTATATTTTGCATCCTTCCTGGTTAAAAACATCCCCTGTTAGGGGGCAGTTTCCTATGGCCACCACTACCTTGGGTTCTGGGGCTTTAGCATAAATTCTTTGCAGGTTCTTTTTCCACTGTTCTGACACGGCCCCGGTTACCAGTATTACATCTGCTTCCCTGGGGTTATTGTGGACGTAGATACCGTACTGTTCTAAATCGTAGCGGGGTGATAAGAGTGCCACCACTTCGATGTCACAGCCGTTACATCCTCCAGTGTTAATAAGGCATACGTGAATTGAACTTTTCCTTACAACATCTTTAAGGGCATCTAACATTGATTTACCTCGACTTATCTCATTAGATATTCCAGTAAATCTTTCCTACCGTCTTCTAGGGCTTCCTGGTAAGATTTACCTTCAGTTAATATTTCAGCAGTAATTTTATTCTTAATTTCTTCAGTTTCTTCTTCAGATAATATATTCATTGCATCGGATAACCAGCATAATCTCAGATCAGCGTGCAGTTTTTCTTTTATACAGTGATGCTTTGATGATTCATAGCGCGGGTGTAATGCCTCTAAACTGGCCATATCCAACCGTCGGATTAATATTTCTTCCAGTTCATCTTCTGAAATTCCCAGTTCCTTGGATATTGGTTCAACTATATCCAGTTTCCAGCGGTAACTTTCAACGATTCGCATCTTCATGATACGCAGCACATCATCCTCATCCATAGTGGATATGTCACCAGTTTTTCCTGTATCCTCTTTGCTCAAAGGATCACCGTCCTCATAATCCAAATGATTCCGGCAACTATTATGCCGATAAATGTCTCGTTACGCCCATAACCGGGTCTCATTCCCAGCACCATTGCCAGGAGGAACACACCAATGGTTATGGTTATGTATTCTGGTATGAATGTTATTAAAACGCTGTTAAGTGTTAATGTCCAGCCGATTATAGCCAGTACCACGGCCAGGGCATCAAGCTTTCCAATGGCATAGGGTGCTTTGTATTTCCGATAACTTGCAACCAGTCCCAGCAGGGATCCCAGTACAAAGGAAAGTATGTAAAGTAGGTAAATTGTTTCATTCATTTAATCACCATTTAAACAGGGCGGTAAAGGTATATGAAGGCGGCTATGAACACCAGGAGAGTTAGGATCATGGCCCATTTTTCAGCATTCTCTGAAAAGTGAACTGCTCCTTTTCGGTGAAGTAAGTAGGTGAGAATCATTAAGAGAAAAACTGCTATGGTGAGTGGTAAAACTACAATCCACTGTATAAATGTGGCTAATGCACTGGCTAAAACAGCACCAAAGGCAGCCAGGGTCATGAGGAACAGTGTGTCTTTTTCTTGCATTTCCATTTTTTTGTTTCTCCTGTCAGATGTAGTAGAAATGTTTTTTTATTAGGTATGATGTTCTATTAGTATTTTAATCTTTATTAGTACTATAATCTCCTCTTAGGTATAGTGGAAGCGCTCTTAGTATAGTAGTAGCGCAAAGGAACCTATGATTCCAATTATTGCAAAGGAAACCTGCATCATTATGGAATGATTGGGGTTTAAGATAGGGGTAGTGGCATTTATAAGGGCCACAATTGCAGACATGAGGACCATGCCCACCAGGTACCACAGTGGACTTAATCCACCAATGAATACTGTTAAGAACACCCATAAAAGCATGTACCATGCTATTGACTCTGACATCATCAGGTAACCACGTAGCAGTCCAAAGTGCTCTGTTTCGTATCCTGAAATGATATCTTTACCCTTAGTTATGGCGAAGGGAGAGTAAGGTGCCTTTGATAATATCAACACGAAGAACATGGCTGCTGCCAAGGGTATGCTGTATAATAACGGGCCGTTAACTGCCTGGAAAGCAGCAATGTTACTTATAGTCATGGTACCCGTTTTAAAGTAGATTATAATTATAACTGCAAACAGTGGTACCTCGGCTGCTGCTGAGAAAACTGCCCTAACACAGCTTAGTTTACCATAGGGGGACCCTGATGAGGATCCTGCATTGTGTTCCACGATCTTGTGGATGGCGTAGATGGCAAATATTAATAGAAGTGACCCTTCAGTTACCGGACCTACTATAACTGCTGCCACCCATATAACACATAACATGGCTGTTATGGCTATATAGAAAGGCATTGCCGCTGTTTGGGGGAATGATGATTCTTTAATGAAGAATTTTAAGGTGTGTAAGAGGTGCTGGATGATGGGTGGTCCGGGCCTCATCTGTATCCTGGCCATTATCTTCCTCTGCAGTCCGAAAAGGACACTTCCCACCAGAAATGCGATGAGAACGTTTAACAGAATGTTTGCCATTAAGTTCAATATGATCACCGATTAGTTAGTCCTAATATTTTGATTACCTGTTATGCGGTTTTATATTCTATAAATGGTATTGATATGGTTTAATTTTGCTATAAATGGATTAATATCCTATAAATGGTTCCCGGGTCTTGTCTTCATCATCATCCTTGGGGCCCCTGGCCATTACCAAGAGTCCAAAGGATAGTATCCCTGCAGGTATGAATATAATGGAAATTCCATAAACCACCCAGCTGGGTGGATTGAACAGGAGTGCATAGATTATTCCTGCCACCGAGATTATAAATATTAAAGAACTTGTTACCTTCAGTTTGTCCATTATTTCACCGGTTCGATTTTTCAGATGAGTTTAACCTCATATTTATTATATTTTTGAACATGTCACTTTTAAAATGGTTTGTTAATGATTAGGAGTATTTCAATTACTCGAACAATTACCAGTAACGAGCTTAAGTGAATTATAAGCAAAAATGGGGAACCCGGAGTACGGAACATCTCTGCTTTGGTGGCATAGAATGGTGCCACACCGGTTTCACCAGCCACTCCCAAAAACAGTAGGAGAGAACCAAACACCATCATGGCAGTGGTGGGTATATTCACAATTTCCAGTAAACTGATGGTACCGGTTGCTGCCAGGATCAATGCTGCTCCCCCAAAAAGGGGTAAAGTGGCAATCATGGCCACCAAACCATACTGAAATGCAGCATCTAAAACATCCACCTGTTTTACAGCGGCTACTATTCCGATGTTAACGATACCTATCAAACAGACAAACAGGGTGAAATCGAATACGTCTCCAGTGATCATTGCACCGGCAG contains:
- a CDS encoding formylmethanofuran--tetrahydromethanopterin N-formyltransferase, producing MTTGKGKGDLPGNAGKYPVRIGKIEDTYAEAFNGICCRVIVTADDDLTLQRAAYDATSTPGTVIGRVEGGVEGWLNEDQTPDHRKGAILQFWYNTTDIEKFQVELSYRIRQDILVKPFTSVFDASINPSGYIDTMKYVGHCGDGYEWEEEIYGRHMIVVPIAIPDFLIERKLGYTEGIMGANFWYYSRSKEAVLEGGRAALKAIESIEGVITPFDICSAASKPETNYPWIGPTTNHPYCPTLQNILGGESQVPEGVNYIPEIVLNGLNLESLKKAMKIGIEVLLDYDDVMGISAGNYDGKLGDHQIHLKELFP
- a CDS encoding 4Fe-4S binding protein — protein: MPTATDETGKSDKPKKIYKPLRDVEVEYNIDHHKCTICTERPCINACPVDAVSEDPTDKHIEIDDKCLGCVLCRNVCPYDAIHMETTLDEPRRENVPNINTKLCRQCGACVDACRMGAIHLVSTGTEEAHSVIDEDKCVRCGYCSRVCPTEAIKYGEILPRSVVGGKAIVVNQKKCIGCMTCTRVCPSRGAINVGKMNKLPYINPSYCARCEECMNVCPSTAIRYSSRKRAYEGYQKIKTMEIVSELMEKESEKLARETVKIDSILNKVTREVSYSHKEDEFTQDVTDLVTDQIKALVGGDLEIEDLKEIIHATNPHREIMVDEDTCIGCSACIKECPVECIELEMPSPVHIKEDCVYCGKCVGTCPFNSISLKEESFQVEDGRVLFKRRNITGPSSGEVLIDNDACQKCGVCVNKCPVDAMTLENDQVTVSEDKCILCGECQAICPTRAIKLDHTDKD
- a CDS encoding 4Fe-4S binding protein — translated: MSSVIWYIYEFARKSWAENFAVAKTNPEIVETPDRFRDFPQVFPENCIACGACTAACPAPQAIKLVRSEDTADEEGQTYPVINNRGCIRCGFCAEVCPTDPKTITCGENHLIREEFTILPSEIMYVIDDYLCIRCKKCMNSCPVYGAIYEENNKILIDKSVCISCGECLKNCPVKGAVKGIYVSNVQEQKKIINLIVNTLEEYIDGQRDKITPLKDTEVYKMDYPIKELVESARSIVKNDALILDTFHKITDRLNMRIVTWDEGKCKKCQLCVDECPSGAISYDKEENVIKRDTNKCLRCSTCYQTCPFGVAGFFVARFLLDPPSLEEGVIHITIKAAPLPVGAD
- a CDS encoding nickel-dependent hydrogenase large subunit; the protein is MILPIGPIHPALKEPVRLKLKTRGEKVISAEIDYGYVHRGIEKVMEGKTWQKGIFLSERVCGICSYIHTQTFAETFEKIAGERAPLRAQYLRVLTNELDRIQSHLLANSTYFKAVEHETLFMYMLYLREPVMDAIELLTGNRVNMGWNVVGGVKMDAKETHLNQIKEIITNLESEYDRYVSIYEEGPLLSLRCKDVGKMSRDDAITGRAVGPIGRASGLKHDLREDHHTYQDHFDWKVIWRKEGDNDARNMNRFDEVRESIKLIKQVIDNIPEGDVRKKINIPAGYAEWRNEAPRGEVTYMIETNGNLINNISIRTPSIMNIDVCARYMLNDVATVADAVATYASVDPCVACTERVVITDESGKKKEFDGLHTVKYLK
- a CDS encoding NADH-quinone oxidoreductase subunit B family protein, which gives rise to MLDALKDVVRKSSIHVCLINTGGCNGCDIEVVALLSPRYDLEQYGIYVHNNPREADVILVTGAVSEQWKKNLQRIYAKAPEPKVVVAIGNCPLTGDVFNQEGCKIYAPVSDFIPVDAEIPGCPPRPSEILAAILAVGPDAIAAKGRQKQ
- a CDS encoding DUF1959 domain-containing protein, whose protein sequence is MSKEDTGKTGDISTMDEDDVLRIMKMRIVESYRWKLDIVEPISKELGISEDELEEILIRRLDMASLEALHPRYESSKHHCIKEKLHADLRLCWLSDAMNILSEEETEEIKNKITAEILTEGKSYQEALEDGRKDLLEYLMR
- a CDS encoding DUF2104 domain-containing protein, which encodes MNETIYLLYILSFVLGSLLGLVASYRKYKAPYAIGKLDALAVVLAIIGWTLTLNSVLITFIPEYITITIGVFLLAMVLGMRPGYGRNETFIGIIVAGIIWIMRTVIL
- a CDS encoding respiratory chain complex I subunit 1 family protein, whose protein sequence is MNLMANILLNVLIAFLVGSVLFGLQRKIMARIQMRPGPPIIQHLLHTLKFFIKESSFPQTAAMPFYIAITAMLCVIWVAAVIVGPVTEGSLLLIFAIYAIHKIVEHNAGSSSGSPYGKLSCVRAVFSAAAEVPLFAVIIIIYFKTGTMTISNIAAFQAVNGPLLYSIPLAAAMFFVLILSKAPYSPFAITKGKDIISGYETEHFGLLRGYLMMSESIAWYMLLWVFLTVFIGGLSPLWYLVGMVLMSAIVALINATTPILNPNHSIMMQVSFAIIGIIGSFALLLY
- a CDS encoding proton-conducting transporter membrane subunit; translated protein: MDIIILGQQLLGYIPLGDIVLYMAPLNLFMFAGALAFTTLIAISKTETQVEAEFGTLKDKGVTVDKKEFKIRRFLAIVCGLATAGAMITGDVFDFTLFVCLIGIVNIGIVAAVKQVDVLDAAFQYGLVAMIATLPLFGGAALILAATGTISLLEIVNIPTTAMMVFGSLLLFLGVAGETGVAPFYATKAEMFRTPGSPFLLIIHLSSLLVIVRVIEILLIINKPF